In Pseudoalteromonas sp. NC201, a single window of DNA contains:
- a CDS encoding methyl-accepting chemotaxis protein: MKQLNKLLGLMKVPNKLRLSLLLSVVIITLVQLSSALVLRDSLTQERRINAKNLMETTIAQLNMVATEASLTPQQRQEKIKKLIDAARYGDAGYFFLFDLDGNMVTHPIKPLLNGTSMTHHHEHFIREAFSQFVVIANQNQQGFAQYQWPKPGTKELEGKLSYIANLGHYNWAIGTGIYLQDVEEQFYDRLMLMTAETLGYAILLIFLSSLISKNITKPLDKLTRTMGLISAQKDLTIALKSHGKDELAQMAIAFNKMNSHFRDVLHDINENTHSLASQAEELSCITEQIQAGIGQQNSETESLQNRMQSLNQVAQAVNNESKRALDKVTETTTLTTQGLTHVDENVAVIAHASRSVDSAQQAVLELQRSSTEIGAVLDVIKKVADQTNLLALNAAIEAARAGEQGRGFAVVADEVRTLAQRTQQSTDDIQAIIDKLHNGVATTVEEMESCRAASEQSLKVSQECKHALEQINLSIATVHDINVNIATWSEKQSEDLNDMTDNISGIATVANQTALGAEHTKASSQQLSEMSQRLSQIVNEFKV, from the coding sequence ATGAAGCAGCTGAATAAACTCTTAGGTTTGATGAAAGTGCCCAATAAACTCAGACTCAGTCTGCTTTTGTCTGTCGTGATCATTACCCTTGTGCAACTCTCATCAGCACTCGTTTTACGAGACAGCTTAACGCAAGAAAGACGTATTAATGCAAAAAACTTAATGGAAACCACAATTGCACAACTTAATATGGTTGCCACCGAGGCCTCGCTCACCCCACAACAAAGACAAGAAAAAATAAAAAAGCTCATTGATGCCGCACGCTATGGTGATGCAGGTTACTTCTTCTTATTTGACCTAGATGGGAATATGGTAACACACCCCATTAAGCCACTGCTCAATGGCACCTCAATGACTCACCATCATGAACACTTTATTCGCGAAGCATTCAGCCAGTTCGTCGTCATTGCGAATCAAAATCAACAAGGCTTTGCCCAATATCAATGGCCAAAACCGGGGACAAAGGAGCTTGAGGGCAAGCTCTCTTATATTGCTAACTTAGGGCACTATAACTGGGCAATTGGAACAGGCATTTACCTTCAAGACGTTGAAGAGCAATTTTATGACCGGCTCATGTTGATGACTGCTGAAACGCTCGGCTATGCGATATTACTTATTTTTCTCTCTAGCTTGATCAGCAAAAATATTACCAAGCCACTGGATAAGCTCACCCGCACTATGGGACTTATTTCAGCGCAAAAAGACCTCACCATTGCACTGAAAAGCCACGGAAAAGACGAGCTTGCCCAAATGGCTATCGCATTTAATAAAATGAACTCGCATTTTCGTGATGTACTGCATGATATCAACGAAAACACCCATTCTTTGGCTTCCCAAGCAGAGGAATTATCCTGTATTACCGAGCAGATCCAAGCTGGTATTGGACAACAAAACAGTGAAACAGAATCGCTGCAAAACCGCATGCAATCGCTTAATCAAGTGGCACAAGCTGTCAATAATGAGTCAAAGCGTGCGCTTGATAAAGTGACAGAGACAACCACACTGACGACCCAAGGGCTGACGCATGTAGACGAAAATGTGGCAGTCATAGCGCATGCCTCTCGTAGCGTCGACTCAGCGCAACAAGCTGTGCTCGAACTACAACGGTCATCGACCGAGATTGGTGCAGTACTTGATGTCATTAAAAAAGTGGCAGATCAAACTAACTTATTAGCATTGAATGCGGCCATCGAGGCTGCGAGAGCAGGAGAACAAGGTCGCGGTTTTGCCGTAGTGGCCGATGAGGTAAGAACACTGGCCCAGCGTACGCAACAATCTACCGATGACATTCAAGCGATCATTGATAAACTGCACAATGGCGTCGCCACAACCGTTGAAGAAATGGAGAGCTGCCGTGCAGCATCCGAACAAAGCCTCAAAGTGAGCCAAGAATGTAAGCACGCACTAGAACAAATCAACCTCTCCATCGCAACCGTGCATGATATTAACGTTAATATCGCCACTTGGAGTGAAAAGCAATCCGAAGATCTTAATGACATGACTGACAACATCAGTGGTATCGCAACAGTGGCAAACCAAACCGCCCTTGGCGCTGAACACACCAAAGCGTCGAGCCAGCAATTAAGCGAAATGTCACAACGACTCTCGCAAATAGTCAATGAATTCAAGGTGTGA
- the cyoA gene encoding ubiquinol oxidase subunit II: MLTGCSGGILDPKGQIGMDEKSLIIIATVLMLLVVVPVIILTLYFAWKYRDGRDHEIYAPKWAHSNKIEAVVWTIPIVIIIVLGVITWRSTQSLDPYKPLEGKGEHLTVQVVSLNWKWLFIYPEQGIATVNELVFPANVPVEYKITSESTMNSFFIPQLGSQIYSMAGMETQLHLIANEPGTFKGFSANYSGAGFTGMKFDAIATKDKASFDNWVADVKANGEALTAGRYTKLAEPSEYHPVEYFGSVEQGLFHTIVMKYMQGHGEMSYYAKPEHAAHPHHGKAEE; encoded by the coding sequence ATGCTCACCGGCTGTAGTGGTGGCATTTTAGATCCCAAGGGGCAAATTGGCATGGATGAGAAGTCCTTGATCATCATTGCCACTGTACTGATGTTACTCGTTGTAGTACCAGTTATTATTCTTACCTTATATTTTGCGTGGAAGTACCGAGACGGTCGTGACCACGAGATCTATGCACCTAAATGGGCTCACTCTAACAAAATAGAAGCCGTGGTTTGGACCATTCCGATTGTGATTATTATTGTACTTGGGGTGATCACTTGGCGCTCTACACAATCACTGGATCCGTACAAGCCGTTGGAAGGTAAGGGTGAACACCTCACTGTTCAGGTGGTATCGCTAAACTGGAAGTGGTTATTTATCTATCCAGAGCAAGGCATTGCCACAGTGAATGAGCTGGTGTTTCCAGCGAATGTACCAGTGGAGTACAAAATCACTTCCGAAAGCACCATGAACTCTTTCTTTATTCCACAGCTTGGCAGCCAAATCTACTCGATGGCTGGGATGGAAACGCAGCTTCACCTGATTGCTAACGAGCCGGGGACGTTCAAAGGCTTTTCTGCTAACTACAGCGGAGCGGGCTTTACGGGTATGAAGTTCGATGCCATTGCGACCAAAGACAAAGCAAGTTTTGATAACTGGGTTGCCGATGTCAAAGCAAACGGCGAAGCCTTAACCGCAGGTCGTTATACGAAACTGGCTGAGCCTTCGGAATATCACCCCGTTGAATATTTTGGCTCGGTAGAGCAGGGCTTATTCCACACCATAGTTATGAAGTACATGCAGGGCCATGGCGAAATGAGTTATTACGCCAAACCAGAGCATGCTGCGCATCCACATCACGGCAAGGCTGAGGAGTAA
- the cyoB gene encoding cytochrome o ubiquinol oxidase subunit I: MSLFGKLSIEAIPYHEPIIMVTLAVVAIVGLIVAAMVTKHKKWGVLWHDWITSIDHKRLGVMYIILALIMLMRGFADAIMMRTQLAMATSGAAGYLPPEHYDQIFTAHGVIMIIFMAMPFMIGLMNIILPLQIGARDVAFPFLNNLSFWLTAGGAILINLSLAFGEFAKTGWVAYPPLSELSFSPGVGVDYYIWALQISGLGTLLTAVNFLVTVFKMRAPGMTLMKMPIFTWTCTWANILVAASFPILTAVLAMLTLDRYMDFHFFTNEAGGNAMMYINLFWAWGHPEVYILILPAFGIFSEIISTFTGKRLFGYKSMVYASGAISILGFIVWLHHFFTMGSSANVNAFFGVMTMVIAVPTGVKLFNWLFTMYRGRLRITVPVLWTLGFMVTFTVGGMTGVLLAIPGADYVLHNSLFLIAHFHNTIIGGAVFGYLAGFAYWFPKVMGYKLDERWGKASFWCWLVGFFVAFMPLYVLGFLGMTRRLNHTNTPAWNIWLYIACIGAFIIMFGIIFQVVQLVVSYKNREQLQDTTGDPWNGHTLEWSTDSPPQYYNFAKTPVVDDIDAWTEMKEQGQAYQKPAHYQPIHMPKNTPAGVLISASLTVFCFAMIWHIWWLAAVGFVSAIAVFIKRCYTSDVDYYVQVDEIEQIESAHLSRALQEG; encoded by the coding sequence ATGTCGTTGTTTGGTAAATTATCCATAGAGGCAATCCCTTATCACGAACCCATCATTATGGTGACGTTAGCTGTGGTGGCGATTGTTGGTCTAATTGTGGCGGCAATGGTCACAAAACACAAAAAATGGGGCGTACTGTGGCACGATTGGATCACTTCAATCGATCATAAACGCCTAGGCGTGATGTACATTATCTTGGCATTAATTATGTTAATGCGTGGTTTTGCCGACGCCATCATGATGCGCACACAGCTGGCGATGGCCACAAGCGGCGCTGCCGGTTACTTACCTCCTGAGCACTATGACCAGATCTTCACTGCACACGGGGTGATCATGATCATCTTTATGGCGATGCCATTTATGATTGGTTTGATGAATATCATCTTGCCACTGCAAATTGGTGCTAGAGATGTTGCTTTTCCGTTTTTGAATAACCTCAGTTTTTGGCTGACGGCGGGCGGGGCAATTCTGATCAACTTGTCCTTGGCATTTGGTGAGTTTGCAAAAACCGGTTGGGTGGCGTATCCGCCATTGTCGGAGTTGTCGTTTAGTCCCGGCGTCGGGGTGGATTACTATATTTGGGCACTGCAAATATCCGGGCTTGGGACATTGCTCACTGCCGTGAATTTCTTGGTAACCGTATTTAAGATGCGTGCACCTGGCATGACGCTAATGAAAATGCCTATTTTTACTTGGACTTGTACTTGGGCAAATATCCTAGTTGCTGCGTCTTTCCCAATTCTTACTGCGGTGCTCGCGATGCTAACGCTTGACCGTTATATGGATTTCCACTTCTTCACCAATGAAGCCGGTGGTAATGCCATGATGTATATCAATCTGTTCTGGGCATGGGGTCACCCTGAAGTTTATATTTTGATTTTGCCTGCGTTTGGGATTTTCTCAGAAATTATTTCAACCTTTACAGGCAAACGCCTGTTTGGCTATAAGTCGATGGTGTATGCCAGCGGTGCGATTTCTATTTTGGGCTTCATTGTTTGGCTACATCACTTCTTTACTATGGGTTCAAGCGCCAATGTTAATGCTTTCTTTGGGGTCATGACGATGGTCATTGCGGTCCCGACGGGGGTAAAACTCTTTAACTGGTTATTTACCATGTATCGCGGTCGTTTGCGGATCACGGTGCCGGTCCTTTGGACGTTAGGGTTTATGGTGACCTTTACCGTAGGTGGGATGACTGGCGTACTGCTTGCAATTCCTGGCGCGGATTATGTGCTTCACAACAGTCTTTTCCTAATTGCACATTTCCATAACACCATTATCGGTGGGGCAGTGTTTGGTTATCTAGCGGGTTTTGCTTACTGGTTCCCTAAAGTTATGGGTTACAAGCTTGATGAGCGTTGGGGGAAAGCCTCATTCTGGTGCTGGCTGGTTGGCTTTTTTGTGGCCTTTATGCCGCTTTATGTGCTTGGCTTCTTGGGCATGACTCGTCGCCTTAATCATACCAACACGCCAGCGTGGAACATTTGGCTATACATCGCCTGTATTGGTGCCTTTATCATTATGTTTGGGATAATTTTCCAAGTGGTACAGCTAGTGGTGAGCTACAAAAACCGCGAGCAATTGCAAGACACCACAGGCGATCCGTGGAATGGGCATACTCTGGAATGGTCAACGGACTCTCCTCCGCAGTACTACAATTTCGCGAAAACCCCTGTAGTTGACGATATTGACGCTTGGACAGAAATGAAAGAGCAGGGACAGGCATATCAAAAGCCTGCACATTATCAGCCTATTCACATGCCAAAAAATACCCCGGCTGGAGTGCTTATCAGCGCGTCATTGACCGTGTTTTGCTTTGCCATGATTTGGCATATTTGGTGGTTAGCGGCGGTGGGTTTTGTCAGTGCTATCGCGGTATTTATTAAGCGTTGTTACACCAGCGACGTTGATTATTATGTTCAGGTTGACGAGATTGAGCAGATTGAGTCTGCCCACCTTTCTCGCGCATTACAGGAGGGTTAA
- the cyoC gene encoding cytochrome o ubiquinol oxidase subunit III, which translates to MSAITPATLHALEDAHEHADHDTGSNTVFGFWLYLMTDCLLFASFFATYAVLYMNTAGGVSGKDIFELGFVAVETAALLLSSITFGFAMIAANKQKKSQTLSWLAVTFAFGAVFIGMEVYEFHHLIVHGHGPQHSAFLTSFFSLVGLHGMHVTAGLIWMTVMMIEVTRRGLKPQTVTRLSCLSLFWHFLDIVWICVFTVVYLMGAM; encoded by the coding sequence ATGAGTGCAATTACTCCCGCTACGCTGCATGCGTTAGAAGATGCTCACGAGCATGCAGATCATGACACAGGTTCAAATACCGTATTCGGTTTTTGGCTATATCTGATGACGGACTGTTTGTTGTTTGCTTCGTTCTTTGCCACTTATGCCGTATTGTACATGAACACGGCAGGTGGCGTGTCTGGCAAAGACATATTCGAGCTGGGCTTTGTTGCGGTTGAAACCGCGGCCTTACTGTTAAGTAGTATTACCTTTGGGTTTGCCATGATAGCGGCAAACAAACAGAAAAAGTCGCAAACCTTATCTTGGCTTGCGGTGACATTTGCCTTTGGTGCGGTGTTTATTGGTATGGAAGTGTATGAATTCCATCACTTAATAGTACATGGTCATGGACCGCAGCATAGTGCTTTTCTGACTTCTTTCTTCTCATTGGTGGGTCTGCACGGCATGCACGTGACGGCAGGCTTGATTTGGATGACTGTGATGATGATTGAAGTGACACGTCGTGGTCTTAAGCCACAAACGGTAACGCGTTTGAGCTGCTTAAGCTTGTTCTGGCACTTTTTAGATATCGTGTGGATCTGTGTATTTACCGTTGTTTATTTAATGGGGGCAATGTAA
- the cyoD gene encoding cytochrome o ubiquinol oxidase subunit IV — protein sequence MSHSESKALAQMDVHEHEHDSHGSVKSYLIGFVLSVILTAIPFAAVMSGSLSSSTTFWTLVTTALVQIWVHLKYFLHLNFVTEEGKASTLSFIFSALIIVMVVGLSVWIIYESNAMMMY from the coding sequence ATGAGCCATAGTGAATCTAAAGCGTTAGCACAGATGGATGTTCATGAGCATGAACACGACAGCCACGGTAGTGTGAAGTCGTATCTAATTGGTTTTGTACTATCCGTTATTTTGACAGCCATTCCTTTTGCTGCCGTGATGAGTGGAAGCTTGTCATCTAGCACGACATTTTGGACGTTAGTGACAACGGCGTTAGTGCAAATTTGGGTGCACCTGAAGTACTTTTTACACCTGAACTTTGTTACGGAAGAAGGCAAGGCAAGCACGCTTTCCTTTATCTTTAGTGCGTTGATTATTGTGATGGTAGTGGGGCTGTCGGTCTGGATCATCTACGAATCGAACGCCATGATGATGTATTAA
- the cyoE gene encoding heme o synthase has translation MLRRYFQVTKPGIIMGNLISVAGGFLLASRGEVDWLLFALTLLGLSLVVASGCVVNNVIDRDIDAAMARTKTRVTVTGEISSVAALSHSLVLGLSGFGLLAYFTNWIALGFAAFGFFIYVGVYSLYMKRNSVYGTVVGSLSGAVPPVVGYCAVSGVFDSGAAILLLMFCLWQMPHSYAIAIFRFEDYRAANIPVLPVAQGIEKAKHHIVLYIAIYALVVMLLPLSGYTGIAFMAVACTTSFWWLLMALKGYQRDLDLHGWARQVFAFSIANITVLSIAMAIDNHSTVSAMLY, from the coding sequence ATGCTGCGTCGTTATTTTCAGGTGACAAAACCTGGGATCATTATGGGAAACTTGATTTCAGTCGCAGGAGGCTTTTTATTGGCCTCTCGAGGTGAAGTTGATTGGCTGCTATTTGCCTTGACTCTACTGGGGCTATCTTTAGTCGTTGCGTCAGGTTGTGTAGTTAACAATGTCATCGACAGGGATATCGATGCGGCAATGGCTCGCACTAAAACTCGCGTGACAGTAACTGGGGAAATTTCCTCAGTTGCTGCACTGTCACATAGTCTGGTACTCGGATTATCTGGCTTTGGGCTCTTAGCCTATTTCACCAATTGGATTGCGCTGGGTTTTGCCGCATTTGGGTTTTTTATTTATGTCGGTGTTTACAGCTTATACATGAAACGAAACTCAGTGTATGGCACGGTGGTTGGTAGCCTGTCAGGGGCAGTGCCTCCTGTGGTTGGTTACTGCGCAGTAAGTGGGGTGTTTGACTCTGGCGCTGCCATTTTATTATTGATGTTTTGTCTTTGGCAAATGCCGCACTCTTATGCCATTGCGATTTTCCGTTTTGAAGATTACCGGGCCGCGAATATTCCGGTGTTGCCAGTCGCGCAAGGTATTGAAAAGGCCAAGCATCACATTGTTTTGTATATCGCCATTTATGCACTCGTGGTGATGTTACTGCCGCTTAGCGGTTATACCGGCATAGCATTTATGGCGGTGGCCTGTACAACCAGTTTTTGGTGGTTATTGATGGCGCTAAAAGGATACCAAAGAGACTTAGATTTACATGGTTGGGCGAGGCAAGTATTTGCATTCTCAATAGCCAATATCACAGTCCTAAGTATCGCGATGGCGATTGATAATCACAGCACAGTTTCTGCGATGCTGTACTGA